Proteins encoded in a region of the Moritella marina ATCC 15381 genome:
- the zigA gene encoding zinc metallochaperone GTPase ZigA — MVKQKLPVTVLSGFLGAGKTTVLKHILHNREGKKVAVIVNDMSEINIDAAFVKSEVSLNQSDEKLVEMSNGCICCTLREDLLLEVDKLAKDGRFDYLVIESTGISEPLPVAETFTFADENGISLSDVATLDTMVTVVDAVNFLTDYDDAKYLRETGEHLGDEDERSVTDLLVDQVEFADVILISKTDLVKPADIERLHAILKVLNTRAKVIPISLGKVDIGDVLNTGLFDFAHAEEAPGWLKEIRGEKIPETEEYGISSFNYVARKPFNPAKFYQFLHNTEQFGKLIRSKGYFWLASRPQFCGQWSQAGGIARYGFAGMFWKSIPEKDWPTDQPSLDEIQKQWVEPFGDMRQELVFIGQNLDQKRMMNALDECLLTEDELLKGKHFWATLNDPFPKWEENE; from the coding sequence ATGGTGAAACAAAAGCTACCTGTCACTGTACTCTCTGGCTTTCTTGGCGCAGGAAAAACAACCGTACTTAAACATATCCTTCATAACCGTGAGGGAAAAAAAGTGGCTGTCATTGTTAATGACATGAGTGAGATAAACATTGATGCCGCCTTTGTGAAAAGTGAAGTATCACTCAATCAGAGTGACGAAAAGCTTGTCGAAATGAGTAATGGCTGCATATGTTGCACACTACGTGAAGACCTTCTATTAGAAGTCGATAAATTAGCAAAAGACGGTCGATTTGATTACCTCGTCATTGAATCTACTGGTATTTCGGAGCCACTCCCCGTCGCTGAAACATTTACTTTTGCCGATGAAAATGGCATTTCATTATCAGACGTAGCGACACTCGACACCATGGTGACTGTCGTTGATGCGGTTAATTTTTTGACCGATTATGATGACGCAAAATATCTACGTGAAACAGGCGAGCATCTTGGCGATGAAGATGAGCGAAGCGTAACAGATTTATTAGTTGATCAAGTCGAATTTGCCGATGTTATTCTTATCAGTAAAACTGATTTAGTTAAACCTGCTGACATAGAACGACTTCACGCCATCCTTAAAGTGCTTAATACACGCGCTAAAGTTATCCCCATCTCTTTAGGTAAGGTTGATATCGGTGATGTACTAAACACGGGTTTGTTTGACTTTGCACACGCAGAAGAAGCACCAGGTTGGCTCAAAGAAATACGAGGTGAAAAAATACCTGAAACAGAAGAATACGGTATTAGTAGTTTTAACTATGTTGCACGAAAACCATTTAATCCAGCAAAGTTTTATCAATTTCTGCACAACACAGAGCAGTTTGGCAAACTGATCCGCTCCAAAGGTTACTTTTGGTTAGCTTCTCGGCCGCAATTTTGCGGCCAATGGAGCCAAGCCGGTGGAATTGCACGCTATGGTTTTGCTGGTATGTTTTGGAAATCAATTCCAGAGAAAGACTGGCCAACAGATCAGCCGTCACTCGATGAGATACAAAAACAATGGGTTGAACCCTTTGGTGATATGCGCCAAGAATTGGTATTTATTGGCCAAAATTTAGATCAAAAGCGAATGATGAACGCGTTGGATGAATGCCTATTAACTGAGGATGAATTACTAAAAGGTAAGCATTTCTGGGCAACATTAAACGACCCTTTTCCAAAATGGGAGGAAAACGAATGA
- a CDS encoding DUF1826 domain-containing protein, with amino-acid sequence MSTLSISNNILANTQIQPNQTIPDLHTQGLAEGYNAGVLTDIYQDDINIAVWQRHLDKQLTTAVNQLLEHKPALRLLLVVTPEDCFDVLSEKFEKSDEITRLIDDISLLVDMFCCLFDLKQAGLRLTILDQAMCPRFHVDRIPCRLVTTYTGMGTQWLNNSVIDRTKLGAEYQDTTDEQSGLMQDIADINKLTRGDIALLKGENWNDNAGAGLVHRSPETSQGERRLFLTLDFISD; translated from the coding sequence ATGAGCACCTTAAGCATTAGCAATAACATCCTGGCTAACACACAAATCCAGCCTAACCAGACTATTCCCGACTTGCATACACAGGGCTTAGCTGAAGGCTATAACGCTGGCGTCTTAACTGATATATACCAAGATGATATAAACATTGCGGTTTGGCAGCGTCACCTTGATAAGCAATTAACGACCGCGGTTAACCAGTTGCTAGAACATAAGCCTGCATTAAGGTTATTATTGGTTGTCACGCCAGAAGATTGCTTTGACGTGTTGAGTGAAAAGTTTGAAAAATCAGACGAAATAACAAGGTTAATTGATGATATTTCCTTATTAGTTGATATGTTTTGTTGCCTGTTTGACCTCAAACAAGCAGGGTTAAGATTAACCATACTCGACCAAGCTATGTGCCCCCGTTTTCATGTTGACCGCATACCTTGCCGTTTAGTGACAACATACACAGGCATGGGCACACAATGGCTGAATAATAGTGTCATTGATCGCACGAAACTAGGCGCAGAATACCAAGACACAACCGATGAACAATCCGGTTTAATGCAAGATATCGCAGATATAAATAAACTAACGCGGGGTGATATTGCATTACTCAAAGGCGAGAATTGGAATGATAACGCAGGGGCAGGCCTAGTTCATCGCTCACCAGAAACTTCTCAAGGCGAACGTAGATTATTTCTAACCCTCGACTTTATTAGTGATTAA
- a CDS encoding VF530 family DNA-binding protein, with protein MNNSNDPLHGVKLEQILIELEKKIGWEKMGELLNIRCFTNKARLKSSLKFLRTTPWARSRVEILYLKTFCSKHKETGKLIRAILAQNAGVAETTSTEPAPFVWPTPKKK; from the coding sequence ATGAATAATAGTAATGATCCGCTACACGGCGTTAAACTTGAACAGATCCTTATCGAACTAGAGAAGAAAATTGGTTGGGAGAAGATGGGTGAGTTGCTTAATATTCGTTGTTTTACCAATAAAGCGCGTCTTAAATCAAGTTTGAAATTTCTGCGTACAACCCCTTGGGCACGCAGTAGAGTTGAAATTTTATACCTAAAAACATTTTGTAGTAAGCATAAAGAAACGGGGAAATTAATCAGGGCGATACTCGCGCAGAATGCAGGAGTAGCAGAAACGACTTCTACCGAGCCCGCTCCCTTTGTTTGGCCAACACCGAAAAAAAAATAG
- the groL gene encoding chaperonin GroEL (60 kDa chaperone family; promotes refolding of misfolded polypeptides especially under stressful conditions; forms two stacked rings of heptamers to form a barrel-shaped 14mer; ends can be capped by GroES; misfolded proteins enter the barrel where they are refolded when GroES binds) yields the protein MAKDVKFGLDARDKMLNGVNILANAVKVTLGPKGRNVVIDKSFGAPLITKDGVTVAKEIELADKFENMGAQMLKEVSSQANEAAGDGTTTATVLAQAIVNEGLKAVAAGMNPMDLKRGIDQAVKAAVAELKNLSVPCSDTKAVEQVGTISANSDSSVGKIIAEAMERVGKEGVITVEDGQALEDELDVVEGMQFDRGYLSPYFVTNQETGSVELESPFILLVDKKVSNIRELLPVLEGVAKASKPLLIIAEDLEGEALATLVVNNMRGIVKVAAVKAPGFGDRRKAMLQDIAVLTAGTVISEEIGMELEKATVAELGQAKRIIITKDETTIIDGIGEETTIQSRVTQIRKQIEDSSSDYDKEKLQERVAKLSGGVAVIKVGAATEIEMKEKKARVDDALHATRAAVEEGVVAGGGVALVRAAAAIKGLEGENQDQNVGIRVALTAMEAPLRQIVQNAGDEASVVANNVREGKGSYGYNAGSGEYGDMIEMGILDPTKVTRSALQFAASVAGLMITTEAMITDTPVDASAPAMPDMGGMGGMGGMM from the coding sequence ATGGCTAAAGACGTAAAATTCGGCTTAGACGCACGTGATAAAATGCTTAACGGCGTAAACATCCTAGCGAACGCAGTAAAAGTAACATTGGGTCCTAAAGGCCGTAACGTTGTTATCGATAAAAGCTTCGGCGCACCACTTATCACTAAAGATGGTGTAACAGTAGCAAAAGAAATCGAACTAGCAGACAAATTCGAAAACATGGGCGCACAAATGCTGAAAGAAGTTTCTTCTCAAGCAAATGAAGCGGCTGGCGACGGTACAACAACGGCAACAGTACTTGCACAAGCGATTGTGAACGAAGGTCTGAAAGCGGTTGCTGCTGGCATGAACCCAATGGATCTGAAACGCGGTATTGACCAAGCGGTTAAAGCAGCGGTTGCAGAACTTAAAAACTTATCTGTACCTTGTTCAGATACCAAAGCGGTTGAGCAAGTTGGTACTATCTCTGCAAACTCTGATTCAAGCGTTGGTAAAATCATTGCAGAAGCAATGGAACGTGTTGGTAAAGAAGGTGTTATTACGGTTGAAGACGGCCAAGCACTAGAAGACGAACTAGACGTTGTTGAAGGTATGCAGTTTGACCGTGGTTACCTATCTCCTTACTTCGTGACAAACCAAGAAACGGGTAGCGTGGAATTAGAATCACCATTTATCTTACTAGTCGATAAAAAAGTGTCTAACATCCGCGAACTACTACCTGTACTTGAAGGCGTAGCAAAAGCATCTAAGCCACTATTAATCATTGCTGAAGATCTTGAAGGCGAAGCGCTAGCGACATTAGTTGTGAACAACATGCGCGGTATCGTGAAAGTTGCTGCTGTTAAAGCACCTGGTTTCGGTGATCGTCGTAAAGCGATGTTACAAGATATTGCGGTACTAACTGCGGGTACGGTTATCTCTGAAGAGATTGGCATGGAGCTAGAAAAAGCAACTGTTGCTGAACTAGGTCAAGCTAAACGTATCATCATCACTAAAGATGAAACAACGATCATTGACGGTATCGGTGAAGAAACGACTATCCAAAGCCGTGTAACGCAGATCCGTAAGCAAATTGAAGATTCATCTTCAGATTACGATAAAGAAAAACTACAAGAACGTGTAGCGAAACTTTCTGGTGGTGTTGCGGTAATTAAAGTTGGCGCAGCAACTGAAATCGAAATGAAAGAGAAAAAAGCCCGCGTTGATGATGCCCTACACGCAACACGTGCTGCTGTTGAAGAAGGCGTTGTTGCTGGTGGTGGTGTTGCACTTGTACGTGCTGCTGCTGCAATCAAAGGTCTTGAAGGTGAAAACCAAGATCAAAACGTAGGTATTAGAGTTGCACTAACTGCAATGGAAGCACCATTACGTCAAATCGTACAAAATGCCGGTGATGAAGCATCTGTTGTTGCTAACAACGTACGTGAAGGTAAAGGTAGCTATGGTTACAACGCTGGTTCTGGCGAATACGGCGACATGATTGAGATGGGTATTTTAGATCCAACTAAAGTAACACGTTCAGCACTACAATTTGCTGCATCTGTTGCGGGTCTAATGATCACAACTGAAGCGATGATCACTGATACACCAGTTGATGCATCTGCTCCAGCTATGCCTGACATGGGTGGTATGGGTGGCATGGGCGGCATGATGTAA
- a CDS encoding co-chaperone GroES: MTIRPLHDRVIVRRQEQETKSAGGIVLTGASASLSTRGEVIAVGNGRLIDSGEVRPLAVSVGDIVIFSEGYGVKAEKIDGKEVLIMSEADILAVVE; encoded by the coding sequence ATGACAATTCGTCCACTACACGATCGTGTGATCGTTCGTCGCCAAGAGCAAGAAACTAAATCAGCAGGCGGTATCGTACTTACTGGTGCATCTGCGTCACTATCTACTCGCGGTGAAGTTATTGCTGTTGGTAACGGTCGCTTAATTGATAGCGGTGAAGTACGCCCTTTAGCAGTTAGCGTTGGCGACATAGTTATTTTTAGTGAAGGTTATGGCGTTAAAGCTGAAAAGATTGATGGTAAAGAAGTTTTAATCATGAGCGAAGCCGATATTTTAGCTGTAGTTGAATAA
- a CDS encoding MATE family efflux transporter — protein MKDKHGLLSAPVSQVMTKMAVPMGYGLLAVLGFSLVDTYFVSLLGTQALAAISFTFPVTFFVSALAMGLGTGLSACLARLLGQGQHQDAARLTSDGLLLALTTVIIVAALGISTIQPLFRLLGASDTLMVYIQDYMFYWYVAIPFLVIPMVGNAAIRATGDTKTPSRVMIIAGFMNGVLDPLLIFGIGPFPELGVKGAAIASGLSWLITFAVAIYLLRYREQLLLLTKPNLANMLKNWRKIAAIGMPASITNMLSPVNNAFIMWQLAAFSTTAVAAYGAGTRLEAILLIGMIAVSSMLSPFIAQNSSANKPQRCLTAIRLAIRYSLISQLSIYLLIALTAPYIATLFSDESAVITHLSLYLYIIPASFAMQGIMMAIASSLNGLNRPISALSLSVLRSLLIISLSSIGGFYYGEKGIFFGIAGANVLVGLVALYYAQKLQLELRAELNKQRSDELSEQLSH, from the coding sequence TTGAAAGATAAACACGGTCTGCTCTCTGCTCCCGTTTCTCAGGTAATGACAAAAATGGCTGTGCCTATGGGTTACGGTTTATTAGCCGTGCTTGGTTTTAGCTTAGTGGATACTTACTTTGTCAGCTTGCTAGGAACCCAGGCATTAGCTGCAATCAGCTTTACTTTCCCAGTGACCTTTTTTGTCTCTGCGTTAGCAATGGGATTAGGGACTGGTTTATCAGCCTGTTTAGCGCGTTTATTAGGGCAAGGCCAGCATCAAGATGCAGCACGATTAACGTCTGACGGATTATTGTTAGCACTTACTACTGTGATTATCGTTGCAGCGTTAGGGATTAGTACTATTCAGCCGCTATTTAGATTACTGGGTGCCAGCGATACCTTGATGGTGTATATCCAAGATTACATGTTCTATTGGTATGTCGCGATCCCCTTTTTAGTCATCCCTATGGTAGGCAACGCCGCTATCCGCGCAACGGGTGATACCAAAACCCCAAGCAGAGTCATGATCATAGCTGGTTTTATGAATGGCGTACTCGACCCATTATTAATTTTTGGCATTGGTCCGTTCCCTGAACTCGGCGTCAAAGGGGCTGCGATTGCTTCAGGTCTGTCATGGTTAATTACCTTTGCGGTGGCTATATACCTATTACGCTATCGTGAACAGTTACTGCTATTAACGAAACCTAACCTTGCTAATATGCTTAAAAATTGGCGTAAAATTGCTGCAATAGGTATGCCAGCCTCGATAACGAATATGCTTAGCCCAGTCAACAATGCTTTTATCATGTGGCAATTGGCCGCGTTTAGCACCACTGCAGTCGCCGCTTACGGTGCGGGTACACGGTTAGAGGCCATTTTATTAATTGGTATGATCGCGGTGAGTTCAATGCTCTCGCCTTTCATCGCCCAAAATTCATCAGCCAATAAGCCACAACGTTGTTTAACTGCAATCAGATTAGCGATCCGTTATTCATTAATATCACAACTGAGTATTTATCTACTGATTGCGTTAACCGCCCCCTACATCGCCACTTTATTTAGTGATGAAAGCGCAGTGATCACTCACTTATCTTTATACCTCTATATCATTCCAGCATCCTTTGCGATGCAAGGTATTATGATGGCGATAGCATCGAGTCTAAATGGCTTAAACCGCCCTATTTCAGCCTTGAGTCTCAGTGTATTACGCTCACTGTTAATCATAAGTTTGTCGAGTATTGGCGGCTTCTACTATGGTGAAAAAGGTATCTTCTTTGGTATTGCTGGGGCCAATGTTTTAGTCGGTTTAGTGGCTTTGTATTATGCCCAAAAATTACAACTCGAATTACGTGCTGAGTTAAACAAGCAACGAAGCGATGAATTAAGCGAGCAACTAAGTCATTAA